In a genomic window of Gemmatimonadaceae bacterium:
- a CDS encoding haloacid dehalogenase-like hydrolase produces MLDVDSTLCAIEGIDWLASRRSSAVRDRVAEVTERAMRGEIPLGDVYAERLEAVRPSREEVRQLADAYMERIEPRVAESLAKLTNAGIHVVLVTAGIRDAIVPVAEAVGLLPSVVHAVSLYFTEPGDYLGFDAQSPLTRNGGKVEMVRALGLARPILGVGDGITDLEARTADPPAVDAFAAYTGVATRDAVVRGADYVISRFDELPGIVFG; encoded by the coding sequence GTGCTCGACGTGGATTCGACGTTGTGCGCGATCGAGGGGATCGACTGGCTGGCATCGCGTCGCAGTTCCGCGGTGCGCGATCGCGTCGCGGAAGTCACAGAGCGCGCGATGCGCGGAGAGATTCCGCTCGGCGATGTATACGCAGAGCGGCTCGAGGCTGTAAGGCCGTCACGCGAGGAAGTCCGCCAACTGGCAGACGCCTATATGGAGCGTATCGAACCGCGGGTTGCAGAATCGTTAGCAAAGCTAACTAATGCCGGTATACATGTAGTCCTTGTCACCGCCGGAATCCGCGACGCCATCGTGCCGGTTGCCGAGGCAGTAGGGCTGCTTCCGAGCGTCGTACATGCTGTCTCCCTCTACTTCACCGAGCCGGGTGACTACCTGGGATTCGACGCACAGTCCCCGCTCACGCGCAACGGGGGCAAAGTCGAGATGGTGCGAGCGCTCGGCCTCGCGCGGCCAATCCTCGGCGTGGGGGATGGCATCACTGACCTCGAGGCGCGCACCGCAGATCCGCCGGCGGTGGACGCCTTTGCTGCATATACGGGCGTCGCCACGCGTGACGCTGTAGTGCGAGGTGCGGATTACGTCATCAGCAGGTTCGACGAGCTACCCGGCATCGTGTTCGGCTGA
- a CDS encoding P1 family peptidase, with protein sequence MNEKLPVFAVIALMTLSNLGPAPASAQQSRPRARDIGLVVGILDPGPQNAITDVTGVRVGQVTVVEGDSVRTGVTAIIPHPGNLFRERVPAALYVGNGFGKLLGITQLRELGELETPILLTCTLCVWKAADAMVDWMLHQPGMQGVGSINPVVGETNDGALNSIRSRPITADHVVRALQSATSGPVAEGSVGAGTGTVAFGWKGGIGTSSRQLPATLGGHTVGVLVQSNFGGVLTMNGAPVGRELGRYSLQRELERTAEVNDDKADGSIMIVVATDAPLDARNLERLAARAIVGLGRTGSSFSNGSGDYVIAFSTSSDVRMRADSVAHAGRTLSNNATSPLFQAVAEATEEAIYNSLLRATTVTGSARTVEALPIDRTLEILKKYRVLDWNRSLPPGSLQKR encoded by the coding sequence ATGAATGAGAAACTCCCGGTATTTGCTGTCATCGCTTTAATGACGCTTTCCAATCTGGGCCCCGCGCCGGCGTCCGCGCAGCAGTCGCGTCCTCGCGCGCGCGACATTGGCCTTGTCGTCGGCATTCTCGATCCGGGACCACAGAACGCGATCACCGATGTCACGGGCGTCCGTGTCGGCCAGGTTACGGTGGTCGAAGGTGATTCGGTCCGCACCGGAGTGACAGCGATCATTCCGCATCCGGGCAATCTGTTCCGCGAGCGCGTTCCTGCGGCGCTATATGTCGGCAACGGGTTCGGGAAACTCCTGGGCATCACTCAGCTTCGCGAGCTTGGCGAGCTCGAGACGCCGATTCTTCTCACCTGCACTCTCTGCGTCTGGAAAGCCGCCGATGCCATGGTGGACTGGATGCTGCACCAGCCCGGAATGCAGGGAGTCGGATCGATCAACCCCGTTGTGGGCGAGACCAATGACGGAGCGCTGAACTCTATTCGTTCGCGCCCAATCACAGCGGACCACGTCGTCCGCGCGCTCCAATCGGCGACGAGCGGACCGGTGGCTGAAGGATCCGTCGGCGCAGGCACGGGCACGGTTGCATTTGGATGGAAAGGCGGAATAGGAACCAGCAGCCGCCAGCTGCCGGCCACACTTGGCGGGCACACGGTTGGAGTTCTGGTTCAAAGCAACTTCGGCGGCGTCCTCACCATGAACGGCGCTCCGGTCGGCCGCGAGCTGGGGCGCTACTCGCTTCAGCGTGAGCTGGAGCGTACCGCCGAGGTCAACGACGACAAGGCGGACGGCAGTATCATGATCGTCGTCGCAACGGACGCGCCGCTCGACGCGAGGAATCTCGAGCGACTTGCGGCGAGAGCGATCGTAGGCCTGGGGCGGACGGGCTCGAGTTTCTCGAATGGCTCAGGCGACTACGTGATTGCGTTCTCGACCTCGTCCGATGTACGAATGAGGGCCGACAGCGTGGCTCACGCCGGCCGAACGCTGTCGAACAACGCCACGTCGCCCCTGTTCCAGGCGGTTGCCGAAGCAACTGAAGAAGCGATTTACAATTCACTTCTCCGCGCGACAACCGTAACCGGAAGCGCCCGCACGGTCGAAGCGCTGCCGATCGACCGGACGCTCGAGATTCTGAAAAAATACCGGGTGCTCGACTGGAACCGCTCCCTTCCGCCAGGCTCATTGCAAAAGCGCTAA